AAATTATCAACAAGCTCAAAGACGATACAGAAAACCCGTGGCATCTGTTTGAAAAAGCATTGGACAATCCCAAAGGCATATTATCTGATGCTGTAGTAGAATTAATTCCTTTTAATTCTAAAAAACTATATCGGATATTAAAAACAAAAGCTATCCCTACTCGAATCAAGTTTCTGCATTTGCTCAGTAGATTTGACCTGAGTATTGATCAAGCAAAATGGCTCTTTGTAGCAGAAGAAAGAGAGAAATTGAATATCCTTCGAAAGGATAGGGAATATCTTGACAACCCCTACCTCATCTATGAAGACTTGCGCTTTACCATTTCTCCCATAGCATTAAATACCATAGACTTAGGGCTATTTCTTAAAAATGCCTCAAACAATTTATTTCCTAATCAACTTGTTTTATCTGACCCATTTGATAGTAATCGTATAAGGGCACTCACTATTCAGCAACTAGAATGGGCAGCTTTACAAGGGCATACTTTATTGCCTCGCAAAGAAATTATCAAACAAATAAGAGAATTGTCTATTATCCCAGTTTGTGCTATTAATAGCGACTATTATGAATTAGCTGAAGAAGTTTTTAACGGGGCAATCCAGTTAGAAGAAATGAAGAATGAAGAACGAGCCTATCAATTGGTTCGTTTGTCAAAGGCAAAAGACATTATATCTCAAAAAATAAAGGATAGAGTAAATGGGAAAAGACTTCCACTAACCGCCAATTGGGCTGATTTATTGGACGAAGCCTTAAGAGAATTTACTGTTGGCGTACCTGATGATGATGAAATAAAAGCTCGCCAAGAAAAGGCAACTGCCCTTAAAGAAATTGCCGAAAGCAGATTTTCTGTTTTAATTGGTCCAGCTGGCACTGGTAAAACTACCTTATTAACTATTTTGGCAAGTCAACAAGAAGTTGAAAGCAACGGTGTATTACTATTAGCACCAACGGGCAAAGCACGGGTTCGGATGGAAGAAGTCGCAAAGAACTTACAAGTAACTTCCAAAACCTTAGCCCAATTTCTTTCAGGTTATGGTCGCTACAACGGAGAAATTCAGCAATATGTATTTTCAGACCGTTTTTGTGAAGGACAATATGAAACCGTGATTTTGGATGAAGCATCTATGCTCACCGAAGAGATGTTAGCAACGATTTTGGATTGTTTAAAAGGAGTGAAACGATTTATTCTAGTAGGTGACCACAGGCAACTGCCGCCAATAGGTGCAGGAAGACCATTTGTAGATATTATTCAGTATTTAAAACCCGAAGGGATAGAAACTACCTTCCCCCGTTATGGAAAAGGGTATTCAGAACTTACCATCAAAAGACGACAAGGCGGAGCTAACAGAGAGGATTTACAACTAGCAGAATGGTTTAGTGGCGAAGCATTAGAACCAGGTGCAGATAGTATCATCAATCAAATCATAACCAAGCCTAATTCTAAATATTTACGAGTAGAGCATTGGGAAAACGAGTCTGATTTTGATAAAATTTTTGAAACCGTATTGGTAGAGGAATTAGGAATGAAATCTATCCAAGATGTTCAGGCATTTAATCAGTCTTTGGGTTCTGCAGATGGTCGATATTTTAACAACACTAATGACGCTAATTACTTTGGTATTAAACCTTCAGTTAATAGTATTGAAGATTGGCAAGTACTTTCTCCGATTAGAGAAAAACCATTTGGTGTAAGGGCCATAAATCGTAAGATTCATCAACACTTTCGAAAGGACAAAATTGAATATTCCATAAAAGGGATAAAGAAAAGTTTTACAAATAAAGAGGGTAAGTTAATTGAATACACAGAAAAGAAACTTCCGAAACCTGTTGGTCTTGAGCAAATAGTATACGGGGATAAAGTTATAAATTTAGGTAATCATAAACGGTCTGATGTTTACCCTAAAAAAGACTCTTTAGAATATTTAGCGAACGGAGAAATTGGAATAGTTACTGGTCAATTTAAAAAAAATAACGCTAAGTATAAAGGGCCGCCAAAATTTGTTGAGATAGAATTTACATCTCAAAAAGGATTCAGATATACCTTTAAATCAAAGGATTTTAAAGAAGAAACAAATTCACTGATTGAATTAGCATATGCGTTAACAGTACATAAGGCACAGGGTAGTGAATTTGGTAAAGTATTTTTGATAGTTCCGAATCCTTGCTTTTTGTTGTCCAGAGAAATGTTATACACTTCACTTACAAGACAAAAATACAAAGTGATTTTATTGTTTCAAGGTAATGTATTTGATATTAAAGGATTGGCTTCCCCTTTAAAATCAGATACGCTGAGAAGAATAACCAATTTATTTTCAAAACCTGAGTTGGTTGAAGTAGAAGGCAATTATCTTGAAAAAAATCTAATCCATCAGGCTAGTGATGGTAAAATGCTACGCTCCAAAAGTGAACTACTCATCTATCAAAGACTGCTTGATAAGGGTGTTGAACCATTGTATGAGAAAAAACTGATTATCAAAGATGTGGAAAAACTTCCAGACTTTACTATAGAAAATGAAGAGTCGGGTGAGGTGTTTTTTTGGGAGCATTGTGGAATGCTGTTTAATGATGAATAGACTTGTACGGATTTGATTATGATAGAGTTATGTGAAAAGTGATTTGTTGTGTGCAATTATTTTCCTCTTGAAAAACATTTGTTATAATCAAAATATAGGACTCTTTTTCAAAACATTTGTTTATGAGTGTTTTAAGCATAAAATAATAAATCATTAAATATTTTCAATAATTTATTATTCACTGATTATCGAGCCGAACAAGTCTAATATAAAAAACGATGGGAAGAGAAGTATCAGTGGTATAAAGAGAATGAGATTATAGAAGAAGGGGGGGGGAAATGGTACATTAATAGTTACGGAGGATAAACCATTTGTAATGGAGGATGGAAGTGTAAGAGGGGGGATTTCCATGAAGGAAATAGATGAAATAATTAACACAAATTTTAAAAGATAACATCTTAAATGAAAATTAAGAATATCAAAGAATATCGCAGTTTTTATAAAGATGCAATTCGTGATCTGCCTACTCGGGATGAAAACTTTATTGGTAATTTCTTAGTAGAGAAAGAAACTAGAAAGAAAAAATTCGGTTGGTTCGAGATTTATCACGGAGATAAAGAAGGATACGGAAAAGCAGAAGCTGGTATTGAAAATTTTTTGCAAAGTTTTTTAGATATGGCGAAAGATGGCCAGGCGGTATATGAGTTTTTGCAAAACGCAGTAGATGCAGGTAGTACCCATTACTCAATGGTTTGGGGTAAAGATGAAATGGACGGTAACCATTATTTATTAGTAGCCAATAATGGTGACATGTTCAATTTGGATAGTATTCGTTCTATTCTCAATGTGGGTTCTTCAACCAAAACAAATAATAGTCAAACCATAGGTAAATTTGGAATTGGTTTTAAATTAGCACATCGTTTAGTTGGAAAGGATAATGGTTTACAAGAGCTAATTAATGAAAACTCTGGGCCTATCTTGTTTAGCTGGAAAAACTATGAAATAGAACAATTAGCAGACGCAGAAAGTATTGTGCCAGAAGAATTGCAATGGGTTCTAAAAGATAATGGCAATTATGAGGTGCAGGATGATAACCCTTGGCTATTCAAAATTTTAATTACTTGTTTCCCTTGTTTACCCCAAAATAATACCGTTACTGAATTGCCCAAAATGGCAAACGGAGTACAAGCAACTACCAATCCATTTGGTCAAGCAGAATATGAAGTTCTTTCCCGATGGGTAAAGAAAAATCAAAAAATACTGAATAAAGAAACCTATAAGGAAGGTGCTTTATTCTTTATTAAATTGGGTTCAGGAAAAGAAGAAGAACTGACAGAAGAAAACCTCAGAGAAGGGGTAAAATTTGCCATAGCCATACTGAAAGAAACTGCTCCTGATGATGAAAAGGATACAAAGTTATTACAAACAGTCCAACTGAATGATGATGAGCCAATAACCTATCCTGATTTAGAATACATCAAGTTAAGTATTGATAAAGAAAATGATAAAGATACCTATGCTCATGTTCGTTTTGGAGTAAATCGTTTTGAAGATTTAAGCCCTGAACAAGAGAGAAGATTAGCAGATGAAGCGAATATTGAAGCCCTCTTTGGTTTTAGAAAACATAACGAAATAGGTGAGTTTTTTAAAGGAGCACCAAACTTATACTTGTATTTCCCATTATCAGAAGAAGTACACAACTTCAATTACATACTTCATTCCAATGCTTTTTACAAAGGTAGTTCAAGAACATTTTTGCATAAAGGCAACACTAAGGAAGACGGTATAAACGAACGACTATTAAAGGTAATTGTATCTAAAATTGAGGCTAAGCTTACCGAACTTTCTGGTTCTGAAATACAATCCGACAAATCTCTATTTCTTCATTTTTATGCAGCACTTTTAACATCTGGTGAGAGCACCAATCAAGATAGACTTTGGATAGAAACACCTTACATCAATCCTATAAACGAACGATTAAAGAAATTTATACCTGTTCGGAATTTATTAGCAAAAGAAGGCTACACAATTGTAGCAGACAGCAGCAAGATTTTTATTAAAAAAACCAATATCGGAATTGATACCAGTACTTGGGGATTAGCCCATGTGAATTGGTTTTATTGGAATGTTGAAGATGAAGCCATTATTACAAAAAGTATCGAAAAACTTGGAATAAAAGACTATAATATTTTTGACCTGCTTAAAAATAAAGGCGTTGACACGCATATAAATACTTGGCTAAATGAAGATGATGATAAAATAAAAATAGTCTTAAATGAATTGTCTCATTTTAAAGGAGATAAAGCATTAATAGATGCTATAAAACCTCAACTCCTAAAATTAAAACTCTTTAGATTTTCAAATGGTGATTTGCTTTCATTGTCTGAATTTTTAGAGAAAGAAAAGGATGGGTACTTCTTACTACACAATACGCTTGGTGAGGTAAAAGACATTTTAATCAAAGCAGGCTTAATAACGACTACAATTGATTTAAATGAGTATAAATTCGTTGATATTTTTAGAACTTATTTATTGCAGGCCTCAAAACATAAAGGATATACGGAGCTTACACAATTGTTCAGTAATACAGCAAAAGATGAAAATTTGGCTAAACTTTCTAAATCTGAAAAGCTTAAACTTTTTGATGCTTTTAGAACATTAAATTCTGATAATGTAACAGAGAGAATTAAAGAACTAAAACTATTCAATAACAATATAGGGAAGCCTGTAGCATTCAAATCTTTATTAGTCAATCACCCCAATAGTTATTTAGATACTTTCAGCATATCAACCATAGAGTTTGACGATCAACTAAAAACGTTTTTATTAGACAACAATAAAGAGATTTATCAAAATATTGTTCACCTCTTTTGGTTTGATATATTGGAGTACATTTCGAGAAATAGCAGCAAGGTAAAAGAGGTTGTTTCCGAAATAACTGCCTTATATGAAGATAGCAGTTGGACAGAAAAACAGCAAAATTTATTATTCAATCAAGGTTTAATAATTTATGAAACAGTAGTACAAAAATCAGAAAATATTTTTTTCAATAAAGCATTGTGCTCATTGTCAGACGAAGTTTTTACAAAGGTACAAGCAATTAGTTTTAGGTTTTATGGGCTTCATATTCCTGATAAATATTTAATAAGCCACTTGGATGAAGTACCGTTGTCATATTCTTCGAGGACCAATATTAATTATACTATTCCAAATAAAGAGGTATCAATTGATGAAATAAATGATCTAATGCTTTTTTCATCATATTGTGACGTAGATTTTTTTGAAAAGAATAGTATTATTTTTAAAGACAATCAATATCTAATTGATAGTACATCAGGCTTAAAACAATTTAGCACTTCTAAGACCAGTATTGTAAGTTATATTTCTAAGCACCACCCCAATCAGTTCGTATTAATTCCAGAAGGAATAAACATTGAAAATGGAAAAATCCAATTAACTGATTCTGCATTGGTTGTTCATTTAATTGAATTATTTGGTAAAGAATCTATTGAGCAGGAATTAGATTTAATTGAAATTGTTTTAAATGAAAGGTACGATGATAAGAAAGCTTTATTAAACAAATTAACTTATCTAAAGTTAGATACCACTTGGGTTGAAGTACGACAAAATGAACTTTACCTAAAATTATTAAATGATGTCGTCATTGATAATTTAACTTCCGAAGAACTATCAAGCATTCAGGATAAACTGTTAATTTATGAAAATGATGTTGAAATAATTATTGGAAATATTGATAGTGCTCAAGATACTGTTGAGGTAAAAAGAGGTGATAGTACAATATATCTTTCACAATCGCAAATACTAAACTTAGAGAATGCTGATACGATTAAACTAATACAAGGTTTTCACGATGCAGCTTTAATTAGAATTCTCATAAATCCTACAAATGCGGATAAATTATTTAAAATTTCAAAAGTTGGCATTTCTGATGAATTGAAAAATAAGTTCATTAAGTGTTTGACAAACAATTAAATAGAAAATAGTCACCAATTAATTTTTGTTTGTCTTTCAGACAAGTTTGACAAAAATAAAATTGGAGACTTTAAATTACTCTCACAAGACAACAAATGGCGTAGTTTCAAAGGATCATTAATTATTTATACTAACCAAAACTTAAAAAATATAAATCTCGCTTATTTAATCAATGAAAAATATATTAATCTCCAAGACTTACTTCATCTATCTGATTTAGAAGCCTTCAATTTTGGTGAAAATGAAGATGATGTTATTGCTCCTAAATTTTTATTTGTAAAAGGGATGAATCCCAAATTATTGTCTGGAGACGGTGAGCTGACTGAAAAATTAGATTACTTGTATAATGGATGGGAAAACCTTCCACGCAACATAAGAGAATACAAAAGAAATGCAGAATGGGCGATTTTTTTAAGACTAATTCCTTCTCAATTCGTCTTAAATGGAATACATACAGAAAATGAAGTACTGCCTGATAAATTTATAAATTGGTGTCAAAAAGATGAAGCGAAACAAGAGTTCTTAAAGGCTTTAGGGGTAAATGTAGATGAAAGTTATATAGAATCAATTAGGTTATTCCTTCTAAAAGAAAAAAATAGTAATCCAAGCAAAATAGATGTTCTAAAATTCAATGCCACACTTCTCTTTAATACATTAAATGGTTTGGCAGGTGATTTTGCAACTTTAAATAAATCTCCATTTATTTATTCTGGGATTAAGCATTTAGCCCAACTTCAAGAAATTGAAAAAATCATTATTCACTTAATTGAGGATAGTATCGAGTGTCCATTGCTTGTATATTACGATGTAGACTCTTATAAATTAGTAAAACAAGAGGACATTTCATTGAATCGTATAGATGAAACCATTCATGCTAAACTAAAAGAGAATAAAACCAACAATCTAAATTTAGTTTACTTGGATTATTACGTTGTAAAAGATTCGTTGCTGCGGAATGAAAAAATTAAAGCTAATATTGCTGAACTTATTTTTGAAAAAGAGTTTAAAACATCGTTAAATTCTGAATTGCACGATGAACCGTTTTATCATAATTGGAGTAAACAAAACAATGTAATTCTGATAAAAGAAGATGAAATAAAATTCAATATTTATGTTAACAATAAAAATGGAAAACAAAACATTGGAACAATAGTAGATGGTTGTTATTGTAAATCGGTAAATTCTGAAGGTATTACAATTGTTAATTATTCTAAGCATATTCATTTAGATGGGCTTAAATCGAATTTATTAAGGGATTCTAATCCACTTGAACCTTTATTAAGTGATTTAATTTCCAAAAGGGATTCAATGCTGGCAAGTTTTTATAATACTTTAAATTCGGCAAATAAAGATACTGTAAGTGATGAAAGTCTTCAAGTACTTCAAGAAGCATTGAATAAAGAAAACCTCAAGCAAGAACGTCAAGTATTAATAAGTACTATTAAAGAAAATGCAAAGTACTCTTATACTTGGTTTATTTCTTATTTAGAATATCTTCTAACCTTCGCAAATAATAC
The Chitinophagales bacterium genome window above contains:
- a CDS encoding ATP-dependent RecD-like DNA helicase, producing the protein MAKLFCNSYVFHIIYYSNSFAYFFSNNFRPKSNIKESGTFMASFPIYITLKHPYILNSPSTHGHLQPTRVRLPAYSAAAVPYFWMRKENARDKSTAYDLDYDEIREPQLDWEKGNNRRSAGNTGWIQEISNQKALLNCFFEHLKEDTSLVFFYAKQVPFVESSGRVLVGVGRVEKVIESEPYKGSNRRFGAAYWEHMILHSIRQGGNNGFLLPYHEALEYQKETPDFDIAELAVIVPNDKRFEFSYAAEHVSNDGAIRVLLDCLKSLEKAEALNIGSHHQQYIQWIHREIAALEKLRGAYPGIGAALCAFGIEKGHFVAAEIINKLKDDTENPWHLFEKALDNPKGILSDAVVELIPFNSKKLYRILKTKAIPTRIKFLHLLSRFDLSIDQAKWLFVAEEREKLNILRKDREYLDNPYLIYEDLRFTISPIALNTIDLGLFLKNASNNLFPNQLVLSDPFDSNRIRALTIQQLEWAALQGHTLLPRKEIIKQIRELSIIPVCAINSDYYELAEEVFNGAIQLEEMKNEERAYQLVRLSKAKDIISQKIKDRVNGKRLPLTANWADLLDEALREFTVGVPDDDEIKARQEKATALKEIAESRFSVLIGPAGTGKTTLLTILASQQEVESNGVLLLAPTGKARVRMEEVAKNLQVTSKTLAQFLSGYGRYNGEIQQYVFSDRFCEGQYETVILDEASMLTEEMLATILDCLKGVKRFILVGDHRQLPPIGAGRPFVDIIQYLKPEGIETTFPRYGKGYSELTIKRRQGGANREDLQLAEWFSGEALEPGADSIINQIITKPNSKYLRVEHWENESDFDKIFETVLVEELGMKSIQDVQAFNQSLGSADGRYFNNTNDANYFGIKPSVNSIEDWQVLSPIREKPFGVRAINRKIHQHFRKDKIEYSIKGIKKSFTNKEGKLIEYTEKKLPKPVGLEQIVYGDKVINLGNHKRSDVYPKKDSLEYLANGEIGIVTGQFKKNNAKYKGPPKFVEIEFTSQKGFRYTFKSKDFKEETNSLIELAYALTVHKAQGSEFGKVFLIVPNPCFLLSREMLYTSLTRQKYKVILLFQGNVFDIKGLASPLKSDTLRRITNLFSKPELVEVEGNYLEKNLIHQASDGKMLRSKSELLIYQRLLDKGVEPLYEKKLIIKDVEKLPDFTIENEESGEVFFWEHCGMLFNDE
- a CDS encoding ATP-binding protein; translation: MKIKNIKEYRSFYKDAIRDLPTRDENFIGNFLVEKETRKKKFGWFEIYHGDKEGYGKAEAGIENFLQSFLDMAKDGQAVYEFLQNAVDAGSTHYSMVWGKDEMDGNHYLLVANNGDMFNLDSIRSILNVGSSTKTNNSQTIGKFGIGFKLAHRLVGKDNGLQELINENSGPILFSWKNYEIEQLADAESIVPEELQWVLKDNGNYEVQDDNPWLFKILITCFPCLPQNNTVTELPKMANGVQATTNPFGQAEYEVLSRWVKKNQKILNKETYKEGALFFIKLGSGKEEELTEENLREGVKFAIAILKETAPDDEKDTKLLQTVQLNDDEPITYPDLEYIKLSIDKENDKDTYAHVRFGVNRFEDLSPEQERRLADEANIEALFGFRKHNEIGEFFKGAPNLYLYFPLSEEVHNFNYILHSNAFYKGSSRTFLHKGNTKEDGINERLLKVIVSKIEAKLTELSGSEIQSDKSLFLHFYAALLTSGESTNQDRLWIETPYINPINERLKKFIPVRNLLAKEGYTIVADSSKIFIKKTNIGIDTSTWGLAHVNWFYWNVEDEAIITKSIEKLGIKDYNIFDLLKNKGVDTHINTWLNEDDDKIKIVLNELSHFKGDKALIDAIKPQLLKLKLFRFSNGDLLSLSEFLEKEKDGYFLLHNTLGEVKDILIKAGLITTTIDLNEYKFVDIFRTYLLQASKHKGYTELTQLFSNTAKDENLAKLSKSEKLKLFDAFRTLNSDNVTERIKELKLFNNNIGKPVAFKSLLVNHPNSYLDTFSISTIEFDDQLKTFLLDNNKEIYQNIVHLFWFDILEYISRNSSKVKEVVSEITALYEDSSWTEKQQNLLFNQGLIIYETVVQKSENIFFNKALCSLSDEVFTKVQAISFRFYGLHIPDKYLISHLDEVPLSYSSRTNINYTIPNKEVSIDEINDLMLFSSYCDVDFFEKNSIIFKDNQYLIDSTSGLKQFSTSKTSIVSYISKHHPNQFVLIPEGINIENGKIQLTDSALVVHLIELFGKESIEQELDLIEIVLNERYDDKKALLNKLTYLKLDTTWVEVRQNELYLKLLNDVVIDNLTSEELSSIQDKLLIYENDVEIIIGNIDSAQDTVEVKRGDSTIYLSQSQILNLENADTIKLIQGFHDAALIRILINPTNADKLFKISKVGISDELKNKFIKCLTNN